The genomic stretch AAACAGGTCGAATCCTATGGCAGCTGGGCCTCCGAGGAAGCCACCGGCAGCCTGATGGCGGCGGCCTGACGTCAGACCCAGGGGCGAGATCGGCGGGGCGGCGACGCCCCGCCGATTGTCCTTAGGGCAGAGCCCAAACGGAGGCGCGCTTGATCTCCTGGTCCTCCAATTCTCGCGTGGTGGGCACCCTGTATTCGGCCAGGAAGTCCAGGCCGGAACGGGGGAAATAGGTGCGGCCCGGATCGCCGATCAGGACGCGGGTTCCGGCGGTGCGGGCTTTAGCCAGCCAGGCCAGCACCGCCTCCGTCATCGGTTTTTCATAGCAGATGTCCCCGGCGCAGATGACGTCGACCGCAGGCGGCGGCCTGTCGAGCAGGTTCTGACCGGTGAAGTCCAAGGCCACGTCATTGGCCCGGGCGTTGGCGGCGACGGCGGCCTGACAGAAGGGGTCGATGTCGGCGCACAGAACCGAGGCGGCGCCGGCCTGCATGGCGGCGACGCCGACCAAGCCCGAGCCGGCGGCGAAATCCAGCACCCGCTTGCCCGTCACCTCGTGCGGATTGTCCAGCAGATAGCGGCTCAGCGCCTGACCGCCGGCCCAGGCGAAGGCCCAGAAGGGCGGCGGCAAGCCCAGTTCGCCCAGTTCTTCCTCCGTCATGCGCCAGATCGGCGTGATCTCGTCCGCCAGCCAGAGCGAGATCTCCGGCGCATGGGGCACGGGCTGGAGCCGCGTATTGGCGCGGATGAAGGCGGCGGGGTCGGGGATGGTCATGGCGTCAGGGTAGCGGTGCTGACGTCGCGGCGACAGCGCGGCGACGCAGTAATGTTAGACTTACAAAAAGTCAGGTTGACATGACATTTGGCTGATGTCAGGTTCGCCTTACACAAGGAGGCGGACATGCTGTCTTTCGGAAAATCGACCACCCCGGCGCACCGGCGATACGTCATTCGCATGATGGCGTTCACCATCCCCTATGTGGCCATTTGCGTGGCCATGATGACGACCGACGCCTTTGACGAGGTGATGGGAAAGCCGGCGGCCTGGCTGTTGGCGGCGGCGGTTTCGGCGCCGGTGATCGGCCAGATCTGGGCCGTTCTGGCCTTGATGCGGGAAAGCGATGAGTTCGTGCGCGGCGTAACGGCGAAACAGTTTATCGTCGCCGCCGGCCTGACCCTGGCGATCGCGACCTTCTGGGGCTTTGGCGAGAGCTTCGCCGGGGCCCCGCATATCGAGACCTGGCTGATCGTGCCCCTGTTCTGGGGCCTGTACGGCCTGACCGCGCCCTTCATCCGGACCAGCCGATGAAGAACCGGCTGAAACTGCTGCGCGTCGAGCGCGGCTGGACCCAGGAGCAGTTGGGCCAGGCGCTGGGCGTGTCGCGACAGGCGGTGATCGCCCTGGAGACCGAGCGGCACGATCCGTCGCTGGACCTGGCCTATCGCATCGCGGCGGCCTTCGACCGACCGGTCGAGGAGATTTTCGAGAACCCGCACGCCTGAGGGCGGCGGACCAAACCTAAAATCCAAGGGAGACATCCGATGTTCGACGCCTTCTTCAAGGCGCGCCCGCGCCTGCGCGCCGCTCTGTTCGGTCTGGCGGTCTGCACCCCGTCGTTCGTGGTCGGCGTCACTGCGGCCTTCGCCCAGCCGCAGCGGTTTGCTGAGCTGGTGGATCAGTTCCTGGCGGATTGATCAGCCTCCTTTGGGCGTCACGTCCCCGGCCTTGACCAGCGCGCCGGCGAACTCGTCGGCGTAGGCCGGGTTGAGCAGGGCGCGGAAGACCGACTGGGGCACGGCGATCCGGTAGGGGCCGTCCGAATAGGGGCCGATCTGATAGGCGCCGATCAGGAAGATCACCCCGCCCGCCTTGCCCGGCGTGGTGCTGGGGGCCAGGACGAAGGGGGTGGAGACGGCCTTGGGACAGGCCCACATCTTGCCGTCCAGGTTCGCCGTTTCGGAACCCGGAGAGCGGGCCTGTTTGGCGGCGTTGGCGGCGTCGCACAGGGCCTTGTTCAGACCGGACAGGTCGGCGCCGGGGCGGAACAGATCGGCGAAGCCGAGCTGTTTCTTCATCGCCTTGTCCCAGAGCACGGCCGAGAAACTGGTGTTGGGGTGGGCGCCGCCGGCGTATTCGGAATCGGTGCGGGACAGGCTGAACAGCTTGCCGGTCTCGGCGCCGGGGTCGAAGGCGATGGTCTTCTCATAGGGGTTGGACCCGCCGCCGGCCTCGGACAGGTCGGCCTGGGCGCCTTCGGAGAACTGACGCAGATCGCGCACGGCGGCGGCGTAGAGGGGGGCGTGCAGGTCCGGCTTGGACTTGATGGCGTCCGGCAGGGTCAGTTTGACGCTGGCGTACTGGGTCTTGGACTCGAAGCCCATCGGGGCGCCGGCCGTGGCGGGATTGACCGGGGCGGCGGCGGTCGGGGCGGGCGAGGGCGCCTCGGCCTTGTCCTCGCGACGCTGGCAGGCGGCCAAGGTCGCAGAAAGGGCGGCGGTGACTGCGGCGGACAGCAGCAGGATGCGAACGGTGGAGGTCATGGAGGGCTCCTTCACAGGCCGAGGGATCCGAGGGCGAGGGCGGCCAGCAGGATGAAGCCGGCCTCGCGGTTGGACTTGAACAGTTTCAGGGCGAGGACGCCGTCGGTGCGGTCGAGGCGGAGGACTTGGCGGGCCAGATGGGCGGCGTAGAGGGCCAGGCCCAGCCAGAACAGCGGGCCGAGGC from Brevundimonas sp. SL130 encodes the following:
- a CDS encoding helix-turn-helix transcriptional regulator — protein: MKNRLKLLRVERGWTQEQLGQALGVSRQAVIALETERHDPSLDLAYRIAAAFDRPVEEIFENPHA
- a CDS encoding class I SAM-dependent methyltransferase, with the translated sequence MTIPDPAAFIRANTRLQPVPHAPEISLWLADEITPIWRMTEEELGELGLPPPFWAFAWAGGQALSRYLLDNPHEVTGKRVLDFAAGSGLVGVAAMQAGAASVLCADIDPFCQAAVAANARANDVALDFTGQNLLDRPPPAVDVICAGDICYEKPMTEAVLAWLAKARTAGTRVLIGDPGRTYFPRSGLDFLAEYRVPTTRELEDQEIKRASVWALP
- a CDS encoding DUF3298 and DUF4163 domain-containing protein, whose protein sequence is MTSTVRILLLSAAVTAALSATLAACQRREDKAEAPSPAPTAAAPVNPATAGAPMGFESKTQYASVKLTLPDAIKSKPDLHAPLYAAAVRDLRQFSEGAQADLSEAGGGSNPYEKTIAFDPGAETGKLFSLSRTDSEYAGGAHPNTSFSAVLWDKAMKKQLGFADLFRPGADLSGLNKALCDAANAAKQARSPGSETANLDGKMWACPKAVSTPFVLAPSTTPGKAGGVIFLIGAYQIGPYSDGPYRIAVPQSVFRALLNPAYADEFAGALVKAGDVTPKGG